One Turneriella parva DSM 21527 genomic region harbors:
- a CDS encoding IS30 family transposase: MRPYVQLSNEERLCIEESLRQGRHAGRIARDLKRHPSTIYREIRRNSMPRHYSARCAKDAARRRQTNTNAAKVTPELWSQIGASLKATLSPEQIAGRMRLERFGGVCMQTIYNHIRKKSATSNFYRLCLRRKGKPYKRTVRIEAENKGFLRIHDLPAEALTRRKPGYWEGDLVEGKIGTGQIATFVERHSRYTKAAKIERKLVEQFNAAARDLFADVDNSLLRGVIYDRGTEMSGYRDLQQVLNCGVYFCDPGSPWQRGTNENTNGLLREPFPKGTDFREIDQEQVDAALELLNNRPRKRLNFRTPAEVYFRRSIALRFGM, encoded by the coding sequence ATGCGACCTTACGTTCAACTATCCAATGAAGAAAGACTGTGTATAGAAGAAAGCCTCAGGCAGGGCCGCCATGCCGGACGTATTGCCAGAGACCTGAAGCGCCACCCGAGCACCATTTATCGTGAAATCCGCCGCAATTCAATGCCGCGGCATTACAGCGCCCGCTGCGCAAAAGATGCAGCGCGCAGGCGCCAGACGAATACCAACGCCGCAAAGGTGACCCCGGAACTCTGGTCACAGATCGGCGCATCGCTCAAAGCGACGCTGTCACCGGAGCAGATCGCGGGGCGTATGCGGCTTGAACGCTTCGGCGGGGTTTGCATGCAGACGATCTATAATCATATCCGTAAGAAATCCGCCACATCGAATTTCTATCGCCTTTGCCTGCGCCGCAAGGGAAAACCATACAAGCGCACAGTGCGGATTGAGGCTGAAAACAAAGGGTTTTTACGCATTCACGACCTGCCAGCCGAGGCTTTGACGCGGCGAAAACCTGGCTATTGGGAGGGTGATTTGGTGGAGGGAAAAATCGGCACAGGACAAATCGCAACCTTTGTCGAAAGACATTCGCGCTACACCAAGGCGGCAAAAATCGAGCGCAAACTCGTTGAGCAGTTCAACGCGGCTGCACGCGACCTGTTCGCAGACGTCGATAATTCTCTGTTACGGGGTGTGATTTATGATCGCGGCACAGAAATGAGCGGATACCGGGACCTGCAACAGGTGCTGAATTGCGGAGTGTATTTCTGCGACCCAGGATCGCCCTGGCAGCGGGGAACGAACGAAAACACCAACGGCCTGCTGCGCGAGCCATTTCCGAAGGGAACGGACTTTCGGGAAATCGACCAGGAACAGGTTGACGCGGCGCTCGAATTACTGAATAATCGGCCACGCAAGCGACTGAATTTTCGGACGCCAGCCGAGGTCTACTTTCGGAGGTCGATTGCACTTCGTTTTGGAATGTAA
- a CDS encoding FliO/MopB family protein yields MFRLRQMKLSIVFSILILFAPNLKAQDADVKTPAAPAAVEKPATEAPRKAETLDDFDRQLQRELDATPGRPANGTEQPSLVWQFVRTLLTLSFLLAIFYGIFRLYKFKRELPQQSFSAITSIYDFPLGPNQRLQILEIAGRLMILGVSENSVQLISEVTDKYTVDRIKLDCAEDKRAPQVDFITELSRVIKTNLSQRFGKKDPGSFSLQESGDDNTELEAQRRSSMERLRKMRSEKFDWRDKP; encoded by the coding sequence GTGTTCAGGCTTCGGCAGATGAAATTATCCATTGTATTCTCTATCCTCATTTTGTTCGCGCCGAATCTCAAGGCGCAAGATGCGGATGTCAAAACGCCCGCAGCCCCGGCCGCAGTGGAGAAGCCTGCCACCGAGGCGCCACGCAAAGCCGAGACACTCGACGATTTTGACAGGCAACTGCAGCGCGAGCTCGATGCCACGCCGGGGCGGCCGGCGAATGGCACCGAGCAACCTTCGCTCGTCTGGCAATTTGTGCGCACACTGCTGACGTTGAGTTTTCTGCTCGCAATATTTTATGGTATCTTTCGCCTCTACAAATTCAAACGCGAATTGCCGCAACAGAGTTTTTCGGCGATCACCAGCATTTACGATTTTCCGCTCGGGCCGAACCAGCGCCTGCAGATTCTCGAAATCGCCGGCCGCCTCATGATTCTGGGGGTGAGCGAAAACTCGGTTCAGCTCATCAGCGAAGTCACAGACAAGTACACAGTCGACCGCATTAAGCTCGACTGCGCCGAAGACAAACGGGCGCCGCAGGTTGATTTTATAACTGAACTTTCGCGCGTTATCAAGACAAACCTTTCGCAGCGCTTTGGCAAGAAAGACCCAGGTTCATTCTCGCTGCAAGAAAGCGGCGACGACAATACAGAGCTCGAAGCGCAGCGCCGCAGCTCAATGGAGCGCCTGAGAAAAATGCGGTCTGAAAAGTTCGACTGGCGGGATAAACCATGA